A region from the Phycisphaerales bacterium genome encodes:
- a CDS encoding NADH-quinone oxidoreductase subunit D: MPFTIKPEDALGVDTDTTPYLKEHVDTGDRWVLNFGPQHPATHTTLRLVMELDGERIARVTPHIGYLHSGFEKLAEHLDYNQYVTIVSRMDYLSPIANDIAWHGAVEKLFDIEITPRCKVLRTIMAEVARIQNHLLCVGAAGLDLNAFTGFIYAFNVREKIYDLCDYVSGQRFHPDWTRVGGLMQDLPDEETFKRLVKALIRVEVPGAIKDLETLLNRNRIFMDRTQGIGVITKQDAMDWSLTGPMARASGVKRDIRKDEPYLCYADNWDGQGAEAVKFKVPIADVGDAYTRYLVRVEEMKQSLAIIEQLIDKIPAGPVDAFADGKMTKPPKREVYGSIEGLIQHFELIMTNRGWTPPIAECYSCQESANGELGYFLVSDGSARAWRAKTRPPCFINYSIVSKITEGHLLSDIVAIIGSINVVAAELDR, translated from the coding sequence ATGCCCTTCACCATCAAGCCCGAAGACGCCCTCGGAGTCGACACCGACACCACGCCCTATCTCAAGGAGCACGTGGACACCGGCGACCGCTGGGTCCTGAACTTCGGGCCCCAGCACCCCGCGACGCACACGACGCTGCGCCTCGTCATGGAACTCGATGGCGAGCGCATCGCCCGCGTCACGCCCCACATCGGCTACCTCCACAGCGGGTTCGAGAAACTCGCCGAGCACCTCGACTACAACCAGTACGTCACCATCGTCAGCCGCATGGACTACCTCTCCCCGATCGCCAACGACATCGCGTGGCACGGGGCGGTCGAGAAGTTGTTCGACATCGAGATCACGCCACGCTGCAAGGTCCTCCGCACGATCATGGCGGAGGTCGCCCGCATCCAGAACCACCTCCTCTGCGTCGGGGCGGCGGGCCTCGACCTCAACGCTTTCACCGGCTTCATCTACGCCTTCAACGTCCGCGAGAAGATCTATGACCTCTGCGACTATGTCTCCGGGCAGCGCTTCCACCCCGACTGGACCCGCGTCGGCGGCCTGATGCAGGACCTGCCCGACGAGGAGACCTTCAAGCGCCTGGTCAAGGCCCTCATCCGCGTCGAGGTTCCCGGCGCCATCAAGGACCTCGAGACCCTCCTCAACCGCAACCGCATCTTCATGGACCGCACGCAGGGCATCGGCGTCATCACCAAGCAGGACGCGATGGACTGGTCGCTCACCGGACCCATGGCCAGGGCGAGCGGCGTGAAGCGCGACATCCGCAAGGACGAGCCGTATCTCTGCTACGCCGACAACTGGGACGGGCAGGGCGCCGAGGCCGTCAAGTTCAAGGTCCCCATCGCCGACGTGGGCGACGCCTACACGCGGTACCTCGTCCGCGTCGAGGAGATGAAGCAGAGCCTCGCGATCATCGAGCAGTTGATCGACAAGATCCCCGCGGGGCCTGTGGACGCCTTCGCCGATGGCAAGATGACCAAGCCCCCCAAGCGCGAGGTCTATGGCTCGATCGAGGGGCTGATCCAGCACTTCGAACTCATCATGACCAACCGCGGGTGGACGCCCCCGATCGCCGAGTGCTATTCGTGTCAGGAGTCGGCCAATGGCGAACTGGGGTACTTCCTCGTGAGCGACGGGAGCGCACGCGCCTGGCGCGCCAAGACCCGTCCGCCCTGCTTCATCAA
- a CDS encoding DUF839 domain-containing protein has protein sequence MKSDPLSLSRRSFLLQAAATPLAFSALSLLLTRTGFASGPTPAPFGPIKRDPHRLLDLPEGFTYTVLIRNGDTMTDGLFSPGQPDGMAAFGSGPGKTTLIRNHEIIENEGMSAFGKKAERLDRVDFSRVYDRGKEIPPFGGTTTLIYNHETDSLEASFMSLAGTCYNCAGGPTPWNSWLSCEEDVTRAGGSFQRDHGYVFEVPVTSSPGLVYPKPITAMGRFRHEATAVDPNSGVVYLTEDRPDGILYRYIPTVPGKLHEGGRFQVLRVKGRPSCDTRNWESRSIKLNERMDVEWFDIDGIDSPADDLRYRGYDRGAARFARNEGMWYGNDGVYFASTNGGPALAGQIWRYVPSPHEGTPQEKDAPATLTLFVESPEASIMNMCDNICVAPWGDLFVCEDGTDVNRVLQVTREGEVHVFARNALSKSEFCGGCFSPDGSVFFVNSQADGATYAIKGPWQRSNASVSR, from the coding sequence GTGAAGTCCGACCCGCTCTCGCTTAGCCGTCGCTCGTTCCTGCTCCAGGCCGCCGCCACTCCTCTGGCGTTCTCGGCATTGAGCCTGCTGCTCACCCGCACGGGCTTCGCGTCCGGGCCCACGCCGGCTCCCTTCGGGCCGATCAAGCGCGACCCGCATCGCCTTCTCGACCTCCCCGAGGGGTTCACCTACACGGTGCTCATCCGCAACGGCGACACGATGACCGATGGACTCTTCTCGCCGGGACAGCCCGATGGCATGGCCGCCTTCGGGAGCGGACCCGGAAAGACCACGCTCATCCGCAACCACGAGATCATCGAGAACGAGGGCATGAGCGCCTTCGGCAAGAAGGCCGAGAGGCTCGATCGCGTCGATTTCTCGCGCGTATACGACCGCGGCAAGGAGATCCCTCCCTTCGGCGGCACGACGACACTCATCTACAACCACGAGACCGACTCCCTCGAGGCGTCCTTTATGAGCCTCGCGGGCACGTGCTACAACTGCGCGGGCGGGCCCACACCCTGGAACTCATGGCTCTCGTGCGAGGAGGACGTCACGCGCGCAGGCGGGTCGTTCCAGCGCGACCACGGCTACGTCTTTGAGGTGCCCGTCACGTCCTCGCCAGGTCTCGTTTATCCAAAGCCTATCACCGCGATGGGACGCTTCCGCCACGAGGCGACCGCGGTCGATCCAAACTCCGGTGTCGTCTATCTCACCGAGGACCGCCCCGATGGCATCCTCTATCGCTATATCCCCACCGTCCCGGGCAAACTCCACGAGGGCGGACGCTTCCAGGTGCTGCGAGTGAAAGGCCGCCCCTCCTGTGACACGCGCAACTGGGAGTCGCGATCGATCAAACTCAACGAACGCATGGATGTCGAGTGGTTCGATATCGACGGCATCGACTCGCCCGCCGACGATCTTCGCTATCGCGGCTATGACCGCGGTGCCGCCCGCTTCGCCCGCAACGAGGGAATGTGGTACGGCAACGACGGGGTCTACTTCGCCTCGACCAACGGCGGCCCCGCGCTCGCCGGGCAGATCTGGCGGTATGTCCCCAGCCCCCACGAGGGAACGCCCCAGGAGAAGGACGCCCCCGCGACGCTCACGCTCTTTGTCGAGTCGCCCGAGGCCTCGATCATGAACATGTGCGACAATATCTGCGTCGCGCCCTGGGGCGACCTCTTCGTCTGCGAGGATGGCACCGACGTCAATCGCGTGTTGCAGGTCACGCGCGAGGGCGAGGTCCACGTCTTTGCACGCAACGCGCTCAGCAAGTCCGAGTTCTGCGGCGGGTGCTTCTCGCCCGACGGGAGCGTCTTCTTCGTCAACAGTCAGGCCGACGGCGCCACCTACGCCATCAAGGGTCCATGGCAACGCTCGAACGCGAGCGTGTCGCGGTAG
- a CDS encoding immunoglobulin domain-containing protein, whose product MSYDRIAGLGSRSTGILAVLLASISLTPASHAQCVAVLPPLTTQGDAPPFVSSPRSFVWDSLRQRGVVIANSGETWSWNGTRFERLAAAFSSFTNAAHINCAYDELRDRIVAFGGRKNSTDDASTYEFDGVTWSQVATTGPAPRGGHAMIYDPSRHSVLLMGGFPYAETCNNYFADTWAWDGSQWVQLADANNSPGARGDATIAFDWIRGVTVLFGGYRRCTGNLEDTWEFNGTTWTNRSPTPQPQTRPPASPLAAMYYNFARSRVEMVSRQFSTTQLWWWSGSGWNLVPFTGSQPQISSLGYAGIAFDPGRVQTNILLNGTDFHRFGDGRPVVTLNCPSDYVARVGGQLPQPWFRVTQTSVVSPVSYQWFHDGVPVTIRFGGATSPSMFPPSALLASDFGDYTCVATNSCGSTTSPTITLRVACPADFVDASTGSPFTVDDAVTIDDLLFYLDRFNAGNTVADLDDGSGDGVPDGAVTIDDLLYYLAHFSAGC is encoded by the coding sequence ATGTCCTACGACAGGATCGCTGGTCTGGGGTCTCGATCCACAGGGATATTGGCGGTGCTGCTTGCGTCGATATCGCTCACGCCGGCGTCACACGCGCAGTGTGTGGCGGTCCTCCCGCCCCTCACAACTCAGGGCGACGCCCCGCCGTTCGTCTCCAGTCCACGCTCGTTCGTGTGGGACTCACTGCGTCAACGCGGCGTCGTCATCGCGAACTCCGGCGAGACCTGGTCGTGGAACGGCACCCGATTCGAGCGCCTTGCGGCCGCCTTCTCGTCCTTCACCAACGCGGCCCACATCAACTGTGCGTACGACGAACTCCGCGATCGCATCGTCGCCTTCGGTGGCCGAAAGAACTCGACCGACGACGCCTCCACGTATGAGTTTGATGGCGTGACATGGTCGCAGGTCGCCACGACCGGGCCTGCGCCGCGTGGCGGGCACGCGATGATCTATGACCCATCTCGTCATTCGGTCCTGCTCATGGGCGGATTTCCGTATGCCGAGACCTGCAACAACTACTTCGCCGACACGTGGGCTTGGGATGGGTCGCAGTGGGTCCAACTCGCCGACGCGAACAACAGCCCGGGCGCTCGCGGCGACGCGACCATCGCCTTCGACTGGATTCGAGGCGTCACGGTGCTCTTTGGCGGCTATCGACGCTGCACCGGCAACCTCGAGGACACCTGGGAGTTCAACGGCACAACCTGGACCAATCGCTCGCCGACGCCCCAACCCCAGACACGGCCACCCGCGTCGCCTCTCGCCGCGATGTATTACAACTTTGCCCGGTCCCGCGTCGAGATGGTCTCGCGCCAGTTCAGCACCACACAACTCTGGTGGTGGAGCGGTTCGGGCTGGAACCTCGTTCCGTTCACCGGTTCGCAGCCCCAGATCTCCAGCCTGGGCTACGCGGGCATCGCGTTCGACCCGGGCCGTGTCCAGACGAACATCCTTTTGAACGGCACAGACTTCCATCGATTCGGTGATGGTCGACCAGTTGTCACGCTCAACTGCCCCAGCGACTATGTGGCCCGCGTCGGCGGTCAACTCCCACAACCCTGGTTCCGTGTCACCCAGACGAGCGTTGTCTCGCCCGTGTCGTACCAGTGGTTCCACGATGGCGTGCCCGTCACGATACGATTCGGAGGCGCTACCTCGCCCTCCATGTTCCCGCCTTCGGCGCTGCTCGCGTCGGATTTCGGCGACTACACCTGTGTCGCGACAAACTCGTGCGGCTCGACGACCAGCCCGACCATCACGCTTCGCGTCGCCTGTCCCGCAGACTTTGTCGACGCCTCAACCGGTTCGCCCTTCACCGTCGATGACGCGGTGACGATCGATGACCTCCTCTTCTATCTCGACCGGTTCAACGCCGGGAACACCGTCGCCGACCTCGACGACGGCAGCGGCGACGGCGTCCCGGATGGGGCCGTCACCATCGACGATCTGTTGTACTACCTTGCCCACTTCTCGGCCGGGTGCTGA
- a CDS encoding ferredoxin family protein, with translation MPHIIAEPCIATKDTSCVEVCPVDCIHPTKNEPDFASATQLYIDPDTCIDCGLCVDECPVKAIFPQEDLPSEWNKYVQVNLDYYKSKG, from the coding sequence ATGCCCCACATCATCGCCGAGCCTTGCATCGCGACGAAGGACACCTCGTGTGTCGAGGTCTGCCCGGTGGATTGCATCCACCCGACGAAGAACGAGCCCGACTTCGCGTCCGCGACGCAGTTATACATCGACCCCGACACCTGCATCGACTGTGGCCTGTGCGTGGACGAGTGCCCCGTCAAGGCGATCTTTCCGCAAGAGGACCTTCCCAGCGAGTGGAACAAGTATGTCCAGGTGAACCTGGACTACTACAAGAGCAAGGGCTGA
- a CDS encoding type II secretion system protein GspG, with amino-acid sequence MGNRVDMGASQATRSAPSNKPEWLDWKAYVLGVIALALVAIWGVMLLTPNTPSLPGPEAAVSQLLELRSQIMLHVEDKKSLPAALSELSVDSKTLKDPWGTEFIYTVKSNKPKDWEYTLASAGPDKAPGTTDDMSWDVELTLDVTDAMMVKSETSKGIPTSTP; translated from the coding sequence ATGGGTAATCGTGTCGACATGGGAGCCTCGCAGGCCACTCGCTCCGCTCCGTCAAACAAACCTGAATGGCTCGACTGGAAGGCGTATGTCCTGGGTGTCATCGCCCTCGCACTCGTGGCGATCTGGGGCGTCATGCTGCTCACGCCCAACACGCCTTCTCTCCCCGGGCCCGAGGCCGCCGTTTCTCAACTTCTAGAACTGCGCTCCCAGATCATGCTGCACGTCGAGGACAAGAAGTCCCTGCCTGCGGCGCTTTCGGAGCTGTCCGTCGATTCCAAGACGCTCAAGGACCCGTGGGGCACCGAGTTCATCTACACGGTCAAGTCCAACAAGCCCAAGGATTGGGAGTACACCCTCGCCTCCGCGGGACCGGACAAAGCGCCGGGGACCACCGACGACATGTCGTGGGACGTCGAACTCACGCTCGACGTGACCGACGCGATGATGGTGAAGTCCGAAACGAGCAAGGGCATTCCCACGAGCACACCCTGA